In one Chitinophaga sancti genomic region, the following are encoded:
- a CDS encoding NUDIX domain-containing protein, protein MDLNHNPWTVLSNKVEYDNPWIRVTENQVLNPAGGKGIYGVVHFKNAAIGVIPYDEEGNIYLVGQFRFAIDEFSWEIPEGGGPLGTDPLESAKRELLEETGLLAHSWEPIVKMHLSNSVSDEWGVIYLARQLEQRNAEPEETEQLHIRKIPFEEAYQMVKRFEIKDSLSIAAIQKIKLMQLEGELEHQP, encoded by the coding sequence ATGGACCTGAATCATAACCCATGGACAGTATTGTCCAATAAAGTAGAATACGACAATCCCTGGATTCGCGTAACTGAAAACCAGGTGCTGAACCCCGCAGGCGGCAAAGGCATCTATGGTGTCGTGCATTTTAAAAATGCTGCCATCGGCGTTATTCCTTATGATGAAGAGGGAAACATTTACCTCGTAGGGCAGTTCCGGTTTGCCATCGACGAATTTAGCTGGGAGATACCCGAAGGCGGAGGGCCCCTGGGCACAGATCCCCTCGAATCTGCCAAAAGAGAGTTGCTGGAAGAAACAGGACTGCTTGCCCATAGCTGGGAGCCTATTGTAAAAATGCACTTATCAAATTCCGTTTCAGATGAATGGGGTGTTATTTACCTGGCCCGGCAGCTGGAGCAGCGGAACGCCGAACCAGAGGAAACAGAGCAACTGCACATCCGCAAGATCCCTTTTGAAGAGGCATACCAGATGGTAAAGCGCTTTGAGATTAAGGATTCCTTGTCGATAGCGGCTATTCAGAAAATAAAGCTGATGCAGCTGGAAGGGGAGCTGGAACACCAGCCGTAA
- a CDS encoding EamA family transporter gives MKKSNTNAYIALAMVSFFWGTTYLASSVGVRHMHGLMLAGLRQTAAGMILISYFLLKGYRLPDKIVLSRLFVIGVMMLCLSNGLLTWAMQYIPSGLCAIVVATVPIWITIFSYFMVKRTRLSPLLIIGMLIGLLGVGGIFYNYLSSLTNPAFRLGIFLTLIACISWAMGSVLTARWALKVNFLYGAGFQMFFSGIVMLITVSLMGYRISTSTMNIELWESLLYLIFVGSIVGYSSYVFALNNLPTSLASVYAYINPIVAVTLGWLILKEQLNWTTALSCLVTLAGVYMVNVSVSRNKKKLEKAG, from the coding sequence ATGAAAAAGTCTAACACAAACGCATATATCGCCCTGGCAATGGTCAGTTTTTTCTGGGGCACTACTTACCTCGCATCCAGCGTCGGAGTCCGCCATATGCACGGCCTGATGCTCGCCGGTCTTCGGCAGACCGCAGCCGGCATGATCCTCATCAGCTATTTCCTGCTGAAAGGCTACCGCCTGCCTGACAAAATCGTTCTTTCCCGCTTATTTGTAATAGGCGTGATGATGCTCTGTCTAAGCAACGGCCTTCTTACCTGGGCCATGCAATATATACCCAGCGGGCTTTGTGCCATCGTAGTGGCCACCGTACCCATCTGGATTACCATCTTCAGTTATTTCATGGTAAAGCGTACCCGCTTATCGCCATTATTAATCATTGGTATGCTCATAGGATTATTGGGAGTAGGAGGGATCTTTTACAATTATCTCTCCAGTCTTACAAACCCGGCTTTCAGATTGGGGATATTCCTTACACTCATCGCCTGTATCAGCTGGGCGATGGGCTCTGTGCTCACAGCACGCTGGGCCCTGAAGGTAAATTTCCTCTATGGTGCAGGGTTCCAGATGTTCTTTAGTGGCATCGTAATGCTGATCACAGTATCACTCATGGGATACAGGATCTCCACATCAACGATGAATATCGAATTGTGGGAGAGTTTACTATACCTGATTTTTGTGGGATCGATCGTCGGGTATTCCTCCTATGTCTTTGCCCTCAATAACCTGCCTACCTCACTGGCATCCGTATACGCTTATATAAACCCGATCGTAGCAGTAACGCTGGGATGGTTGATTTTAAAGGAACAACTCAACTGGACCACGGCATTGTCCTGCCTTGTAACGCTGGCAGGAGTGTACATGGTGAATGTATCGGTTAGCAGGAATAAAAAAAAGTTGGAAAAGGCCGGCTGA
- a CDS encoding GNAT family N-acetyltransferase — MNPAIDSIRLIGCEPDLLPHFERLNRHWIEKYFAFEPADAESLQQADKSIIAKGGTIIFAATENEIIGTVALKPIDATTTEMTKLAVDEKFQGHRIGWKLVAEILRLAREQGYTKVVLYSNTILVPALNMYEKFGFREIPVEPGRYIRSNIKMEYTFGEEGPQYTVATELGAIITGWEQLLRGISDQQAAVRLKSGKWSMKEILGHLVDSAINNNVRIIRAQQISLLEIPGYDQEFWVKGQAWQFMNWQNLVNLWIIFNQHLVLTIRTIPTADLQHTIKVNENEPVTLRYLIGDYVIHMQHHLSQINELFNLKKDTI; from the coding sequence ATGAACCCAGCAATTGACTCAATCCGGCTTATAGGCTGTGAACCGGACCTGTTGCCACACTTTGAAAGATTGAACAGACATTGGATAGAAAAGTATTTCGCCTTCGAACCCGCAGATGCTGAATCCCTGCAGCAGGCAGATAAAAGTATCATAGCGAAAGGAGGCACCATTATCTTTGCCGCCACTGAAAATGAAATAATAGGTACCGTTGCCCTAAAACCCATAGATGCAACAACGACAGAAATGACGAAACTGGCAGTAGATGAAAAGTTCCAGGGGCACAGGATAGGTTGGAAGCTGGTAGCAGAAATCCTTCGTCTGGCCAGGGAGCAGGGCTATACAAAAGTCGTATTGTATTCCAATACTATCCTGGTGCCTGCGTTAAATATGTATGAAAAATTCGGCTTCAGGGAGATTCCTGTAGAACCAGGAAGATACATCCGCAGTAACATAAAAATGGAATATACCTTTGGTGAGGAAGGCCCGCAATACACCGTAGCAACGGAACTGGGAGCCATCATTACCGGCTGGGAGCAGCTATTAAGGGGCATTAGCGACCAACAGGCAGCAGTGCGGTTGAAGAGCGGTAAATGGAGCATGAAAGAAATATTAGGTCACCTTGTTGATTCCGCAATTAATAATAACGTTCGGATAATACGCGCACAACAGATATCTTTGCTGGAAATTCCGGGATATGATCAGGAATTTTGGGTAAAAGGACAAGCATGGCAGTTCATGAACTGGCAGAATTTAGTTAACTTGTGGATCATTTTTAATCAGCACCTTGTACTAACGATACGGACTATACCAACAGCAGACTTGCAGCATACAATTAAAGTAAACGAAAACGAACCGGTGACACTACGTTACCTGATCGGGGATTATGTAATACATATGCAGCACCACTTATCACAAATAAACGAATTATTCAATTTGAAGAAAGATACGATTTAG